In Streptomyces chartreusis, the following proteins share a genomic window:
- a CDS encoding TetR/AcrR family transcriptional regulator, producing the protein MEIARAAAALFVRRGLRATRAEDIAQAAGIAPRTFYRYFATKEEAVSPLYAVGADRWTQAVRDAPAELPVPQALEHALRHTLTPGAGVSEASWEWARTLVRLAISNPALRKVWAEVCHESEAKLAEALAQRSGTDNVAAHNFAAAVAAASVRVAVETWATGDAPAEGPQGPAAQALRNLDALRNFPWEDITAV; encoded by the coding sequence ATGGAGATCGCCCGCGCCGCGGCCGCGCTCTTCGTGCGACGGGGGCTGCGGGCCACCCGAGCCGAGGACATCGCCCAGGCCGCCGGTATCGCGCCGCGCACCTTCTACCGCTACTTCGCCACCAAGGAGGAGGCGGTGTCCCCGCTCTACGCGGTGGGCGCCGACCGCTGGACCCAGGCGGTCCGCGACGCCCCCGCCGAACTGCCCGTCCCGCAGGCCCTGGAACACGCCCTGCGCCACACGCTGACCCCGGGCGCGGGCGTCTCGGAGGCCTCCTGGGAGTGGGCCCGCACACTGGTCCGCCTCGCCATCTCGAACCCCGCCCTGCGCAAGGTCTGGGCCGAGGTGTGCCACGAGTCGGAGGCGAAACTGGCCGAGGCTTTGGCGCAAAGAAGCGGTACCGACAACGTTGCCGCCCACAATTTCGCCGCAGCGGTGGCGGCGGCGTCCGTCCGCGTGGCCGTAGAGACCTGGGCCACGGGCGACGCCCCGGCGGAGGGCCCCCAAGGGCCAGCGGCACAGGCCCTACGCAACCTGGACGCCCTGCGGAACTTCCCGTGGGAGGACATCACGGCAGTCTGA
- a CDS encoding MFS transporter, whose translation MSETAAKAPGSGLGAAVDPNRWKALAFIAIAQLMVVLDATIVNIALPSAQQDLGISDGNRQWVVTAYALAFGGLLLFGGRIADLWGRKRAFVVGLGGFAAASALGGAATNEAMMFGARALQGAFGALLAPAALSLLAVMFTDAKERAKAFGIYGAIAGGGGAVGLILGGFLTEYLDWRWTFFVNIPFAIVAAAGAWYVIREPEGGRNRSALDIPGVILSTLGLVSLVYGFTRAESEGWSDSMTIGMFVASGVLLLAFVLVESRVKAPLLPLRVVTERNRGGIYLSLGLAIIAMFGLFLFLTYYLQIVKGYSPVKTGFAFLPMIAGMITGSTQIGTRLMTRVAPRLLMGPGFLVAALGMLLLTQLEIGSSYAALLLPAMLLLGLGMGTAFMPAMSLATQGVKPQDAGVASAMVNTSQQVGGAIGTALLNTIAASATTSYIADHIAGASSRSQQQLVQLEGMVEGYTSAIWFAVGILVAAAGIALTLVNAGRPGGSTVASSEEGAQDEVAVPVVAH comes from the coding sequence ATGTCTGAAACAGCCGCGAAGGCTCCCGGCAGCGGCCTCGGCGCCGCCGTCGATCCCAACCGCTGGAAAGCGCTCGCGTTCATCGCGATAGCCCAGCTGATGGTCGTCCTCGACGCGACCATCGTGAACATCGCACTGCCCTCCGCCCAGCAGGACCTGGGCATCTCCGACGGCAACCGGCAGTGGGTCGTCACGGCCTACGCCCTCGCCTTCGGTGGTCTGCTGCTCTTCGGCGGCCGTATCGCCGACCTCTGGGGCCGCAAGCGCGCCTTCGTCGTCGGTCTCGGCGGCTTCGCCGCGGCCTCCGCGCTGGGCGGCGCCGCCACCAACGAGGCGATGATGTTCGGCGCCCGTGCCCTCCAGGGCGCGTTCGGCGCGCTGCTCGCCCCGGCCGCGCTCTCCCTGCTCGCCGTGATGTTCACGGACGCCAAGGAGCGCGCGAAGGCCTTCGGCATCTACGGCGCCATCGCCGGTGGTGGCGGTGCGGTCGGTCTGATCCTCGGCGGATTCCTCACCGAGTACCTGGACTGGCGCTGGACGTTCTTCGTCAACATCCCGTTCGCCATCGTCGCCGCGGCCGGTGCCTGGTACGTCATCCGTGAGCCCGAGGGCGGCCGCAACCGCTCCGCGCTCGACATCCCCGGCGTGATCCTGTCCACCCTCGGTCTGGTCTCGCTGGTCTACGGCTTCACCCGCGCCGAGTCCGAGGGCTGGAGCGACTCGATGACGATCGGCATGTTCGTCGCCTCCGGCGTGCTGCTGCTGGCGTTCGTCCTGGTCGAGTCCAGGGTCAAGGCTCCGCTGCTGCCGTTGCGCGTGGTCACCGAGCGCAACCGCGGCGGTATCTACCTCTCGCTCGGCCTCGCGATCATCGCGATGTTCGGTCTGTTCCTCTTCCTCACCTACTACCTCCAGATCGTCAAGGGCTACTCGCCGGTGAAGACCGGCTTCGCCTTCCTGCCGATGATCGCGGGCATGATCACGGGTTCCACCCAGATCGGCACCCGTCTGATGACCCGGGTCGCACCGCGGCTGCTGATGGGCCCCGGCTTCCTGGTCGCCGCCCTCGGCATGCTGCTGCTGACCCAGCTGGAGATCGGCTCCTCCTACGCCGCGCTCCTGCTGCCCGCGATGCTGCTGCTCGGCCTCGGCATGGGTACGGCGTTCATGCCGGCCATGTCCCTGGCCACCCAGGGCGTCAAGCCGCAGGACGCCGGTGTCGCCTCCGCGATGGTCAACACCTCGCAGCAGGTGGGCGGCGCCATCGGTACGGCCCTGCTGAACACGATCGCCGCCTCGGCGACCACGTCCTACATCGCCGACCACATCGCCGGCGCGTCCAGCAGGTCCCAGCAGCAGCTGGTCCAGCTGGAGGGCATGGTCGAGGGCTACACCAGCGCCATCTGGTTCGCCGTCGGCATCCTGGTCGCGGCCGCGGGCATCGCGCTGACCCTGGTCAACGCCGGCCGCCCGGGCGGCTCGACGGTGGCCTCCTCCGAGGAGGGCGCCCAGGACGAGGTGGCGGTGCCGGTCGTCGCGCACTAG
- a CDS encoding dioxygenase, whose amino-acid sequence MSAAAQERMPALYLSHGAPPLADDPIWPGELAAWSAGLPRPKAILMVSAHWEEAPLAIGATERVPLVYDFWGFPEHYYQVTYPAPGAPELAASVRKLLRAPGTPVQDIPDRGLDHGAYVPLVEMYPEADIPVLQVSMPTLDPVELMEIGRKLAPLRDEGVLIVGSGFFTHNLAALRQGGIPAWSVEFDDWGRRALESRDWDALLDFLHKSPAGRYAHPRTEHFAPLFVTMGAADAAGEQAAQKSVIDGFWMGLAKRSVQFG is encoded by the coding sequence ATGTCCGCCGCCGCACAGGAGCGCATGCCCGCCCTCTATCTCAGCCACGGCGCACCACCGCTCGCGGACGACCCGATCTGGCCCGGCGAGCTCGCGGCCTGGTCCGCCGGTCTGCCGCGCCCCAAGGCGATCCTCATGGTCTCCGCCCACTGGGAGGAGGCCCCTCTCGCCATCGGTGCCACCGAGCGCGTTCCTCTCGTCTACGACTTCTGGGGATTCCCGGAGCACTACTACCAGGTGACCTATCCGGCCCCCGGCGCACCCGAGCTCGCCGCGTCCGTGCGCAAGCTGCTGCGCGCCCCCGGCACCCCGGTGCAGGACATCCCGGACCGCGGTCTCGACCACGGCGCCTACGTCCCCCTCGTCGAGATGTACCCCGAGGCGGACATTCCCGTCCTCCAGGTCTCCATGCCGACCCTCGACCCCGTCGAGCTGATGGAGATCGGGCGCAAGCTGGCGCCGCTGCGCGACGAGGGCGTGCTGATCGTCGGCTCCGGCTTCTTCACCCACAACCTGGCCGCACTGCGCCAGGGCGGCATCCCCGCCTGGTCCGTGGAGTTCGACGACTGGGGCCGGCGGGCGCTGGAGAGCCGCGACTGGGACGCCCTGCTGGACTTCCTGCACAAGTCCCCGGCCGGCCGCTACGCCCACCCGCGCACCGAGCACTTCGCCCCCCTCTTCGTGACGATGGGCGCGGCGGACGCGGCCGGCGAGCAGGCGGCGCAGAAGTCGGTGATCGACGGGTTCTGGATGGGGCTGGCGAAGCGATCGGTGCAGTTCGGCTGA
- a CDS encoding MarR family winged helix-turn-helix transcriptional regulator, whose translation MNTASTPAPPASATAPASSAPTQETRWLTDEQQRVWRTYLDAVTLLEDHLDRQLQRDAGMPHIYYGLLVKLAESPRRRLRMTELAMYAKITRSRLSHAIARLEKNGWVRREDCPDDKRGQFAVLTDAGVAVLKETAPGHVEAVRQAMFDRLTEEQQKALGEIMRIVAEGLQPTEAGADLPWLR comes from the coding sequence ATGAATACGGCATCGACCCCCGCGCCGCCCGCGTCCGCGACCGCACCCGCCTCGTCCGCGCCCACGCAGGAGACCCGCTGGCTCACCGACGAGCAGCAGCGGGTCTGGCGCACCTATCTGGACGCGGTCACGTTGCTGGAGGACCACCTGGACCGCCAGCTCCAGCGGGACGCGGGCATGCCGCACATCTACTACGGCCTGCTGGTCAAGCTCGCCGAGTCACCGCGCCGCCGGCTGCGGATGACCGAGCTGGCGATGTACGCCAAGATCACCCGGTCCCGTCTCTCGCACGCCATCGCCCGGCTGGAGAAGAACGGCTGGGTCAGGCGCGAGGACTGCCCCGACGACAAGCGGGGCCAGTTCGCCGTGCTGACCGACGCCGGCGTGGCGGTGCTGAAGGAGACCGCGCCGGGTCATGTGGAGGCGGTGCGCCAGGCGATGTTCGACCGCCTCACCGAGGAACAGCAGAAGGCCCTCGGCGAGATCATGCGGATCGTCGCCGAGGGCCTTCAGCCGACGGAAGCGGGTGCGGACCTGCCCTGGCTCCGCTGA
- a CDS encoding IclR family transcriptional regulator domain-containing protein: MPAKTTLDDDRAVPAEAVTPLIRGVTVLRRLTEAGGTLSASGLERGTGLARSTVDRITSTLARMGYVRLDGRDIMLAPRVMELGNAYLAALALPSLLASHADALADELDESVSLAVADRDGIRFIHQATRRRAMSLSFRIGDLLPAERTSPGPLFATEWPDAQWQSWRERRAADPDDRGFPAAPWQSHASSDEDFERRAARARKDGWALDDQLIEPGLVAVSVPVRDPRAGGRIACVANVVSHTSRHTAADLRDTLLPRLRTAVADMERELREAPEPRPATAPAGLATWTGASKQELGREFVESLARGLTVLTAFGEGRAELTLTDVANATGLARATARRALITYEHLGLVRPSGNRAFSLTPRVLSLGYPPLSRTSLAQIATPHLAELADRVHESASLAVLTPSAEEIQYIARAATSRVMSVNITIGTRLPAYATSMGRVLLADLPEGDGHLSSALHDLRPLTPRTVTDPATLETTLSHVRTHGYALVDEELEAGLRSVAVPVRDRTGRVVASLNVAMHAARRTVEECVREVLPELVETAGRVEGDLRVAGRFGGVGWGEGVLLVRLAADAIRRAGDGVTRRLSRRTAWRRGPRAGLAPTRRAGPAARRRPWRCRPDHGDVRRRRTAPRPCGS, encoded by the coding sequence ATGCCCGCGAAGACGACCCTGGACGACGACCGTGCCGTGCCCGCGGAGGCGGTCACGCCGCTGATTCGGGGTGTGACGGTGCTGCGGCGACTGACCGAGGCCGGCGGGACGCTGAGTGCGAGCGGCCTGGAGCGCGGCACCGGGCTGGCGCGCTCGACGGTGGACCGGATCACGTCCACGCTCGCGCGCATGGGGTACGTCCGCCTCGACGGCCGCGACATCATGCTGGCGCCGCGCGTGATGGAACTCGGCAACGCCTACCTGGCGGCCCTCGCCCTGCCCTCCCTCCTCGCCTCCCACGCGGACGCGCTCGCCGACGAGCTCGACGAGTCCGTGTCCCTGGCGGTCGCCGACCGCGACGGCATCCGCTTCATCCACCAGGCGACCCGCCGCCGCGCGATGTCCCTCAGCTTCCGCATCGGCGACCTGCTCCCGGCCGAACGCACCTCGCCGGGCCCGCTGTTCGCGACGGAATGGCCGGACGCGCAGTGGCAGTCGTGGCGCGAGCGCAGGGCGGCGGACCCGGACGACCGCGGCTTCCCGGCCGCTCCGTGGCAGTCGCACGCCTCCTCCGACGAGGACTTCGAACGCCGGGCGGCGCGAGCGCGCAAGGACGGCTGGGCGCTGGACGACCAGTTGATCGAGCCGGGGCTGGTCGCGGTGTCCGTACCGGTACGGGATCCGCGGGCGGGCGGCCGTATCGCCTGCGTGGCGAACGTGGTGAGCCACACCAGCCGGCACACCGCCGCCGACCTGCGCGACACGCTCCTGCCCCGCCTGCGCACGGCGGTGGCGGACATGGAGCGCGAGCTGCGCGAGGCGCCGGAACCGCGCCCCGCGACCGCTCCGGCGGGCCTCGCGACCTGGACCGGCGCCTCCAAGCAGGAACTGGGCCGGGAGTTCGTCGAGTCGCTGGCGCGCGGGCTGACCGTACTGACCGCGTTCGGGGAGGGCAGGGCGGAGCTGACGCTGACGGACGTGGCGAACGCGACGGGGCTGGCGCGGGCGACGGCCCGACGCGCGCTGATCACGTACGAACACCTGGGCCTGGTACGCCCGTCGGGCAACCGCGCCTTCTCCCTGACGCCCCGTGTCCTGTCCCTCGGCTACCCGCCCCTGTCCCGCACGTCCCTGGCCCAGATCGCGACCCCGCATCTGGCCGAACTCGCCGACCGGGTCCACGAGTCGGCGTCCCTGGCGGTGCTGACGCCGTCGGCCGAGGAGATCCAGTACATCGCCCGGGCCGCCACCAGCCGCGTGATGAGCGTGAACATCACGATCGGCACGCGGCTGCCGGCGTACGCGACGTCGATGGGCCGGGTACTGCTGGCCGATCTCCCGGAGGGCGACGGCCATTTGTCCTCCGCCCTGCACGACCTGCGCCCCCTGACGCCCCGCACCGTCACGGACCCCGCGACCCTGGAGACGACCCTCTCCCACGTCCGCACCCACGGCTACGCCCTGGTCGACGAGGAACTGGAGGCGGGCCTCCGCTCAGTGGCAGTCCCGGTCCGCGACCGCACGGGCCGAGTGGTCGCGTCCCTGAACGTGGCGATGCATGCGGCGCGACGAACGGTGGAGGAGTGCGTACGGGAGGTACTGCCCGAGCTGGTGGAGACGGCGGGTCGGGTGGAGGGGGACCTGCGGGTGGCGGGGCGGTTTGGTGGGGTGGGGTGGGGTGAGGGAGTCCTGCTGGTGCGGCTGGCCGCTGACGCGATCCGCCGTGCCGGCGATGGCGTCACCCGCCGCCTCAGCCGTCGTACGGCCTGGCGGCGCGGCCCTCGCGCAGGGTTAGCCCCCACCAGGCGAGCTGGTCCAGCAGCACGGAGGCGGCCTTGGCGGTGCCGTCCTGATCATGGGGATGTCCGTCGTCGTCGAACTGCTCCCAGGCCATGTGGAAGCTGA
- a CDS encoding M6 family metalloprotease domain-containing protein, with protein sequence MQPSRRIRPRRVAALVSVTALTFAVSTSAGTGHFTAGTSTVAGAGPISPEHPSALRPCMITGRPTIQMSEGVPTARGYSRSTGTVRALTVMVDFPDAPGPGRALDRFDEFFPQTQDWFRTSSYGRLDYRPETPISGWLQMPKSFRAYGIERGAPFDPGYRRLVQDIVVAADPKVDFREYDFLNVLVTPNAGPSALDTVLSVTFAGNTEAPVADGVSVANASFVYSRQDDGSGTYHRTGYRVLPHENGHVFGLPDLYTADGGAAVGHWDIMSEDWGANNDLLGWHKWKLGWLDGAQVRCAANPGTSEYALTPLAREGGPKLIFVPLSRRSGYALELRTREGNDESVCRPGVLIYKVDADVDTGMGPVKVEDSHEDSGGCTRSPNVHAELSDATYGPGEEFRDEERGVKVSVLGVDLAGSYRVRVERG encoded by the coding sequence ATGCAGCCGAGCCGTCGGATACGCCCCCGCCGTGTCGCCGCCCTCGTCTCCGTGACCGCCCTGACCTTCGCGGTCAGCACCTCGGCAGGCACCGGGCACTTCACGGCGGGTACCTCGACGGTGGCCGGAGCGGGCCCGATCTCGCCGGAGCACCCCTCCGCCCTGCGCCCCTGCATGATCACCGGCCGGCCCACGATCCAGATGTCGGAAGGAGTGCCGACCGCGCGCGGCTACTCCCGCTCCACCGGCACCGTCCGCGCCCTCACCGTCATGGTCGACTTCCCCGACGCGCCCGGTCCGGGCCGCGCGCTCGACCGCTTCGACGAGTTCTTCCCGCAGACCCAGGACTGGTTCCGCACCAGCTCCTACGGCCGCCTCGACTACCGTCCCGAGACCCCGATATCCGGCTGGCTGCAGATGCCCAAGTCCTTCCGGGCCTACGGCATAGAGCGCGGCGCCCCGTTCGACCCCGGGTACCGGCGGCTGGTCCAGGACATCGTGGTCGCCGCCGATCCGAAGGTCGATTTCCGGGAGTACGACTTCCTGAACGTCCTGGTCACCCCGAACGCCGGCCCCTCGGCCCTGGACACGGTCCTGTCGGTGACCTTCGCGGGGAACACCGAGGCCCCGGTCGCCGACGGCGTCTCGGTGGCCAACGCGTCCTTCGTCTACTCCCGCCAGGACGACGGCTCCGGCACCTACCACCGCACCGGCTACCGGGTCCTCCCCCACGAGAACGGCCATGTCTTCGGCCTGCCCGACCTCTACACCGCCGACGGCGGGGCCGCGGTCGGCCACTGGGACATCATGAGCGAGGACTGGGGGGCCAACAACGACCTGCTGGGCTGGCACAAGTGGAAGCTGGGCTGGCTGGACGGCGCACAGGTACGGTGCGCGGCGAATCCCGGGACCTCGGAGTACGCCCTCACCCCGCTGGCCCGCGAGGGCGGCCCGAAGCTGATCTTCGTACCCCTGAGCCGCCGCAGCGGCTACGCCCTGGAACTGCGCACCCGCGAGGGCAACGACGAGTCCGTCTGCCGCCCCGGGGTCCTGATCTACAAGGTCGACGCGGACGTGGACACCGGGATGGGCCCGGTCAAGGTCGAGGACTCCCACGAGGACAGCGGCGGCTGCACCCGCAGCCCGAACGTCCACGCGGAACTGTCGGACGCGACGTACGGCCCCGGCGAGGAGTTCCGGGACGAGGAGCGGGGGGTGAAGGTGTCGGTGCTGGGGGTGGATCTGGCGGGGAGTTATCGGGTGCGGGTGGAGAGGGGGTGA
- a CDS encoding GNAT family N-acetyltransferase translates to MPSGRTEVQVRPGIESDLDALVAIYNHYVRETPITFDTTVFTPEERRPWLLSHPEDGPYRLMVATEADSTGNSQRILGYATSGPHRPKPAYATSVEVTVYLAPDAGRRGIGTLLYEALFDALAGEDLHRAYAGIAQPNEASVRLHERFGFRHVGTFREVGRKFGRYWDVAWYEKDL, encoded by the coding sequence ATGCCGTCGGGGCGTACAGAAGTGCAGGTCAGGCCGGGAATCGAGAGCGACCTCGATGCCCTCGTCGCCATCTACAACCACTACGTACGCGAGACGCCCATCACCTTCGATACCACGGTGTTCACGCCGGAAGAGCGCCGCCCTTGGCTGCTCTCCCACCCTGAAGACGGCCCGTACCGCCTGATGGTTGCCACGGAGGCGGACTCCACGGGCAACTCACAGCGGATTCTCGGCTATGCCACATCCGGCCCGCACCGGCCGAAGCCCGCGTACGCGACCTCCGTCGAGGTGACCGTCTACCTCGCGCCCGACGCCGGCCGGCGCGGCATCGGCACCCTGCTGTACGAGGCCCTGTTCGACGCGCTGGCCGGCGAGGACCTGCACCGCGCCTACGCGGGCATCGCCCAGCCGAACGAGGCGTCCGTCCGGCTGCACGAGCGGTTCGGCTTCCGGCACGTCGGCACGTTCCGCGAGGTGGGCCGCAAGTTCGGCCGCTACTGGGACGTGGCCTGGTACGAGAAGGACCTCTGA
- a CDS encoding tyrosine-type recombinase/integrase — translation MANTKPKPVQRGRIRRNGSGYQASVYVGRDPLTKKKIYVYEQASSLPEAEKARTKLLHQVDEQRHPKREVTVAFLLDRWLGVAELDETSYERAEGIIRNYLKPTFGTLKAGKLTAEMLELFYSRLRQCQEQCEGRRNGKTEPMTKRKHVCEPLAANSIRKIHFILRPALNRGLRWGYVTTNVAALAEPPSQPKPNPDPPTPEEAALVLNTAWQRDLDWGTFLFMTMVTGSRRGEMCALRWSDINFDRLELFVKHSNNGRRIKDTKTHQRRRQAIDVITRNVLLAHRERAKERCKALGGELARDAFVFTSEADSSLPLKPPSVSQRYRRLAEKLKIHTHRLKDLRTYNVTELLGNGADVRTVAGRVGHRSNGATTLKYYAAFLATSDRQAVTAFAKQLPVPEGLLAEQPVTTVINGLRLVCQCGNESLWAMLVVTEGGAEALCGQCEAAVQARPDTAVGPIGRTIKVEAAPPHELAPWEVIAKDVADAIKDGTMLPGEDVPTVGDIAQAHGVSVSTAHRAFTQLKNDGLIEVSRGRRAIVLPRQEKNSDAE, via the coding sequence ATGGCGAACACCAAGCCCAAGCCCGTTCAGAGGGGCCGCATCCGGCGCAACGGGTCCGGCTACCAAGCCAGCGTCTACGTGGGGCGCGACCCCCTCACCAAGAAGAAGATCTACGTCTACGAGCAGGCGTCATCGCTCCCCGAAGCCGAGAAGGCACGCACCAAGCTCCTCCACCAGGTCGACGAGCAACGCCACCCCAAGCGCGAGGTGACGGTGGCTTTCCTCCTCGATCGCTGGCTCGGCGTCGCCGAGCTCGACGAGACGTCGTACGAGCGTGCCGAAGGCATCATCCGCAACTACCTCAAGCCGACCTTCGGCACGCTGAAGGCCGGCAAGCTCACCGCCGAGATGCTGGAGCTCTTCTACTCCCGTCTCCGCCAGTGCCAGGAACAGTGCGAAGGCCGGCGCAACGGCAAGACGGAGCCGATGACCAAGCGGAAGCACGTCTGTGAGCCGCTCGCCGCGAACAGCATCCGCAAGATTCACTTCATCCTGCGGCCGGCACTCAACCGCGGCCTGCGCTGGGGCTACGTGACGACGAACGTCGCTGCCCTGGCCGAGCCTCCGTCGCAGCCCAAGCCGAACCCCGACCCTCCCACTCCAGAAGAAGCCGCGCTGGTCCTGAACACGGCCTGGCAGCGGGATCTCGACTGGGGGACGTTCCTGTTCATGACGATGGTGACCGGCTCACGCCGCGGAGAGATGTGCGCGCTGCGCTGGTCGGACATCAACTTCGACCGGCTGGAGCTGTTCGTGAAGCACTCCAACAACGGTCGGCGCATCAAGGACACCAAAACCCATCAGCGCCGGCGGCAGGCCATCGACGTGATCACACGCAACGTCCTGCTGGCCCACCGCGAGCGTGCCAAGGAGCGCTGCAAGGCCCTCGGCGGCGAACTCGCCCGGGACGCCTTCGTGTTCACCTCGGAGGCGGACTCAAGTCTCCCGCTCAAGCCGCCGAGCGTCAGCCAGCGTTACCGGCGTCTGGCCGAGAAGCTGAAGATCCACACGCACCGGCTCAAGGATCTGCGCACCTACAACGTCACTGAGCTCCTTGGCAACGGCGCCGACGTCCGTACCGTCGCCGGCCGCGTCGGCCACAGAAGCAATGGCGCGACCACGCTCAAGTACTACGCCGCCTTCCTGGCTACCTCAGACCGCCAAGCCGTGACGGCCTTCGCCAAGCAGCTGCCCGTGCCGGAGGGTCTGCTCGCCGAGCAGCCGGTCACTACCGTCATCAACGGTCTGCGCCTGGTCTGCCAGTGCGGCAACGAGTCGCTCTGGGCGATGCTCGTGGTCACTGAAGGTGGAGCAGAGGCGCTCTGCGGCCAGTGCGAGGCGGCCGTCCAAGCTCGGCCGGACACAGCCGTGGGCCCCATCGGCCGGACCATCAAGGTGGAAGCGGCCCCGCCACACGAGCTCGCTCCCTGGGAAGTGATCGCGAAGGACGTCGCGGACGCCATCAAGGACGGCACGATGCTGCCTGGCGAGGACGTCCCCACCGTAGGCGACATCGCCCAGGCCCATGGCGTCTCGGTCAGCACCGCTCACCGCGCCTTCACCCAGCTCAAGAACGACGGCCTGATCGAGGTCAGCCGCGGCCGCCGTGCCATCGTCCTCCCACGCCAGGAGAAGAACTCCGATGCCGAGTAA
- a CDS encoding TetR/AcrR family transcriptional regulator: protein MQTVTPEARKAPRPRADALRNRERIVTAAREMFVEFGPDVPLDEIARRAGVGNATVYRNFPDRDALVREVVCSVINRTMAAAELALTQTGDAFEALERFVHTAADERISALCPMVQSAFDQNHPDLEASRERCERLVGAIMDRAKAAGQLRSDVDVGDVMIAAAQLSRPPAGTGCDIADRYVHRHLQLFLDGLRAPARSVLPGMALTMEDLRKA from the coding sequence GTGCAGACCGTGACCCCCGAAGCGCGCAAGGCGCCCCGGCCGCGCGCCGACGCCCTGCGCAACCGGGAGCGGATCGTCACCGCCGCCCGGGAGATGTTCGTCGAGTTCGGCCCCGATGTGCCGCTCGACGAGATCGCCCGCCGGGCCGGCGTCGGCAATGCCACGGTGTACCGCAACTTCCCCGACCGCGACGCACTGGTCCGCGAGGTCGTCTGCTCCGTCATCAACCGTACGATGGCGGCGGCCGAGCTCGCGCTCACGCAGACCGGGGATGCCTTCGAGGCTCTGGAGCGCTTCGTGCACACCGCCGCCGACGAGCGGATCAGCGCGCTGTGCCCGATGGTCCAGAGCGCCTTCGACCAGAACCACCCCGACCTGGAGGCCTCGCGCGAGCGGTGCGAGCGCCTCGTCGGAGCGATCATGGACCGCGCCAAGGCGGCCGGCCAGCTCCGCTCCGACGTGGACGTCGGCGACGTGATGATCGCCGCGGCCCAGCTCAGCCGGCCCCCGGCCGGTACCGGGTGCGACATCGCCGACCGCTACGTCCACCGTCATCTTCAGCTGTTCCTGGACGGACTGCGGGCCCCGGCCCGTTCGGTTCTGCCGGGCATGGCGCTGACCATGGAGGACCTGCGCAAGGCATGA
- a CDS encoding sigma-70 family RNA polymerase sigma factor, whose product MATRAVARRQSATGGTADAARSVRAHGGEIADRDLVGMYLDEIARTPLLDAAKEVELSQIIEAGVFARQVLDGYEEAKADATRDELEALVADGERAKDIFIRSNLRLVVAVARRYPRSGLPLLDLIQEGNAGLVRAVEKFDYRKGFKFSTYATWWIRQAITRSIADQSRTIRLPVHLVEELGRIRRVQREFNREHGRDPEHTEIAAELGSTPERVADVLDWARDPVSLNMSVDDEGETQFGDLLEDTSAVSPEQSVLTLLRSEELDDLIGRLDQRTASIIKMRYGIEDGRERTLTEVGKEHGLTRERIRQIEKHALLELKKLARSTGFDAAA is encoded by the coding sequence ATGGCAACCCGTGCCGTCGCCCGTCGTCAGTCCGCCACCGGCGGGACCGCCGACGCGGCACGCAGTGTTCGCGCCCATGGCGGCGAGATCGCGGACCGCGACCTGGTCGGCATGTACCTCGACGAGATCGCGCGTACGCCGCTTCTCGACGCAGCCAAAGAGGTCGAGTTGTCGCAGATCATCGAGGCGGGTGTGTTCGCCAGGCAGGTCCTCGACGGGTACGAGGAGGCCAAGGCCGACGCCACCCGTGACGAGCTCGAAGCCCTCGTCGCCGACGGAGAGCGTGCCAAGGACATCTTCATCCGCTCCAACCTCCGCCTGGTCGTCGCGGTGGCCCGGCGCTACCCGCGCAGCGGCCTGCCCCTGCTCGACCTGATCCAGGAGGGCAACGCCGGCCTGGTGCGCGCGGTGGAGAAGTTCGACTACCGCAAGGGCTTCAAGTTCTCGACGTACGCGACCTGGTGGATCCGTCAGGCCATCACGCGCTCGATAGCCGACCAGTCCCGCACCATCCGTCTCCCCGTCCACCTGGTCGAGGAGTTGGGCCGGATCCGGCGCGTCCAGCGCGAGTTCAACCGCGAGCACGGCCGCGACCCGGAGCACACCGAGATCGCCGCCGAGCTCGGCTCGACGCCGGAGCGCGTCGCGGACGTACTCGACTGGGCCCGTGACCCGGTGTCCCTCAACATGTCGGTGGACGACGAGGGGGAGACGCAGTTCGGCGACCTCCTGGAGGACACCTCGGCGGTCTCGCCCGAGCAGTCGGTCCTCACCCTCCTGCGCAGCGAGGAGTTGGACGACCTGATCGGCCGCCTCGACCAGCGCACGGCGTCCATCATCAAGATGCGCTACGGCATCGAGGACGGCCGCGAGCGCACCCTGACCGAGGTCGGCAAGGAGCACGGCCTGACCCGCGAACGCATCCGTCAGATCGAGAAGCACGCCCTGCTGGAGCTGAAGAAGCTGGCGCGCAGCACCGGCTTCGACGCGGCCGCCTGA